A window from Streptomyces sp. NBC_00299 encodes these proteins:
- a CDS encoding stage II sporulation protein M gives MDLDVFVTAHRAEWDRLDALLGRQRRLTGAEADELVALYQRTATHLSLIQSSAPDPQLTGRLSQLVARARSAVTGTRRASWRDVTRFLAYGFPAAVYRARHWWVPTALLSTLVAALLGWWIGTHPEVQATIAAPSELRELTRPGGQYETYYSSHPAASFAAQVWTNNAWAAALCLILGVFLGLPVLWILFQNMLNLGVGFGLMSSAGRLDTFLGLVLPHGLLELTAVFVAAGTGLRLGWTLIDPGPRTRRSALAEEGRAAIGMAIGLALVLFISGAIEGFVTPSGLPTWARISIGVAAELAFLAYVYVLGGRAARAGETGDVEAAERSAAVPTAA, from the coding sequence ATGGACCTCGACGTCTTCGTCACCGCCCACCGAGCCGAGTGGGACCGCCTCGACGCCCTCCTCGGGCGCCAGCGCCGCCTCACCGGCGCGGAGGCCGACGAACTCGTCGCCCTCTACCAGCGCACCGCCACCCATCTGTCCCTGATCCAGTCCAGCGCGCCCGACCCACAGTTGACCGGCCGGCTCAGCCAGCTCGTGGCCCGCGCGCGTAGTGCAGTGACAGGCACGCGACGCGCCTCCTGGCGCGATGTCACCCGCTTCCTCGCGTACGGATTCCCGGCCGCCGTATACCGGGCGCGCCACTGGTGGGTACCCACGGCACTCCTGTCCACCCTGGTCGCGGCCCTCCTGGGCTGGTGGATCGGCACCCATCCCGAAGTACAGGCCACCATCGCGGCCCCCAGCGAACTACGCGAGCTCACCCGCCCCGGCGGGCAGTACGAGACGTACTACTCCAGCCACCCCGCGGCTTCCTTCGCAGCCCAGGTCTGGACGAACAACGCCTGGGCCGCCGCCCTATGCCTGATCCTCGGCGTCTTCCTCGGCCTCCCAGTGCTCTGGATCCTCTTCCAGAACATGCTCAACCTCGGTGTCGGCTTCGGCCTGATGTCCTCAGCAGGTCGCCTCGACACCTTCCTCGGCCTCGTCCTACCGCACGGCCTCCTCGAACTGACCGCGGTCTTCGTCGCCGCCGGCACCGGCCTACGACTCGGCTGGACCCTCATCGACCCGGGCCCCCGCACCCGACGCTCGGCCCTCGCCGAGGAAGGCCGAGCCGCAATAGGCATGGCAATAGGCCTCGCCCTGGTCCTCTTCATCTCCGGCGCCATCGAAGGCTTCGTGACCCCATCCGGCCTACCGACTTGGGCGCGCATCAGCATCGGCGTCGCCGCTGAACTGGCCTTCCTCGCATACGTCTATGTCCTCGGCGGTCGTGCCGCCCGAGCGGGGGAGACGGGCGACGTCGAGGCTGCCGAGCGCAGCGCCGCCGTTCCCACCGCAGCCTGA